One genomic region from Glaciimonas sp. PAMC28666 encodes:
- the urtB gene encoding urea ABC transporter permease subunit UrtB, producing MNRLKKTILIGWLCVQAMAAHAAVDPALLKSLAGDDPDVRIEAVNKIAALANDDATKILNALNTDALYSRPNGDVLIVDDSKTVNPAFNPATDQSGPTPDDAEAISVNNRLRGAVEGALSGLKLFSPDAKRRMAAALDLLKDADPALIPLINKALQKESDPDIQATLQQVIATANLHATDPVVRKAAIKTLASSTNASIKPALQRLLEKNPDGSFIEPDEAIRIETVRTLGALNRQLATTEFVGKVFYGISLGSVLLLAALGLAITFGLMGIINMAHGEMLMIGAYTTYVCQMLFRKFLPGALDAYLIVALPAAFIVTAAVGIALERAVLRWLYGRPLETLLCTWGISLMLMQTVRTIFGAQNVEVANPSWMSGGVTVLGSLVLSYNRIVIIFFALFVVFAVWLILNKTRLGLFVRAVMQNRRMAACVGVATDKIDMMTFGLGCGIAGLGGVALSQLGNVGPDLGQSYIVDSFMVVVLGGVGQLAGTVIAALGLGEVNKFLEPVAGAVLAKIAILVFIIVFIQKRPQGLFALKGRSVE from the coding sequence GCTGGCTCTGCGTCCAAGCGATGGCAGCCCATGCCGCGGTTGATCCGGCGCTCCTGAAATCATTAGCCGGTGACGATCCGGATGTCCGTATCGAGGCTGTCAACAAGATCGCTGCCCTCGCTAACGATGATGCAACCAAAATTCTTAATGCGCTCAATACCGATGCGCTCTATTCTCGACCAAACGGCGATGTTCTGATCGTCGACGACAGTAAAACGGTCAACCCGGCCTTCAATCCAGCCACAGACCAATCCGGCCCCACGCCAGATGACGCAGAAGCCATTAGCGTCAATAACCGTCTGCGTGGCGCCGTAGAGGGTGCACTTTCTGGATTGAAATTGTTTTCACCGGATGCCAAGCGGCGCATGGCTGCGGCCCTTGATTTATTGAAGGATGCCGATCCCGCCCTAATTCCGTTGATCAACAAGGCGCTACAAAAAGAAAGCGATCCTGATATTCAGGCCACGTTGCAACAAGTCATCGCTACCGCCAACTTACATGCGACTGATCCTGTCGTCCGTAAGGCTGCCATCAAAACGCTCGCAAGCAGCACCAATGCCAGCATTAAACCGGCATTGCAGCGACTGCTGGAAAAGAATCCTGACGGTAGCTTTATTGAACCGGACGAAGCGATCCGCATTGAAACTGTGCGTACTCTGGGAGCTTTGAATCGCCAACTGGCAACCACCGAATTCGTTGGAAAAGTGTTTTACGGCATCTCGCTCGGTAGCGTCTTACTGCTGGCCGCGCTGGGTCTTGCGATTACCTTCGGGCTTATGGGTATCATTAACATGGCCCACGGCGAAATGTTGATGATCGGGGCTTACACGACCTATGTTTGCCAAATGTTATTTCGCAAATTTCTGCCGGGTGCGCTGGATGCGTATCTCATCGTCGCACTGCCTGCAGCCTTCATTGTCACCGCTGCTGTTGGCATTGCGCTGGAACGCGCGGTGTTGCGCTGGTTATACGGACGACCGCTTGAAACTCTTCTCTGCACCTGGGGTATTAGCTTGATGTTGATGCAAACTGTCCGCACAATTTTTGGCGCTCAAAACGTTGAGGTTGCCAATCCATCGTGGATGTCTGGCGGCGTCACCGTACTGGGTTCGTTAGTTCTGTCCTACAACCGGATCGTGATTATTTTCTTCGCCCTGTTCGTGGTTTTTGCCGTCTGGCTAATTCTCAACAAAACCCGTCTTGGTTTGTTTGTACGCGCAGTCATGCAAAATCGCCGTATGGCGGCCTGCGTCGGCGTCGCGACCGATAAAATTGACATGATGACCTTTGGCTTGGGCTGCGGCATCGCGGGTCTGGGCGGCGTTGCGCTGTCGCAACTCGGGAACGTGGGGCCGGATTTGGGTCAAAGCTATATCGTCGATTCATTCATGGTCGTGGTACTCGGCGGCGTTGGTCAACTCGCCGGTACGGTGATCGCCGCCCTCGGCCTCGGTGAGGTAAATAAATTTCTGGAACCGGTCGCCGGTGCAGTGCTGGCTAAAATCGCCATTCTGGTATTCATTATCGTGTTCATTCAAAAACGGCCACAGGGCTTGTTTGCACTGAAAGGCAGGAGCGTAGAATGA